In the Larimichthys crocea isolate SSNF chromosome XXI, L_crocea_2.0, whole genome shotgun sequence genome, one interval contains:
- the arfrp1 gene encoding ADP-ribosylation factor-related protein 1, with the protein MYTLLSGLYKYMFQKDEYCVLILGLDNAGKTTFLEQTKTKFSKNYKGMNLSKITTTVGLNIGTIDVGKARLMFWDLGGQEELQSLWDKYYAESHGVIYVIDSTDEERLSESKEAFEKMISSEALEGVPLLVLANKQDVPNCLSVPDIKTAFSDSAPKIGKRDCLVQPCTALTGDGVNEGIEWMVKCVVRNIHRPPRQKDIT; encoded by the exons ATGTATACTTTATTATCTGGATTATATAAGTACATGTTCCAGAAGGACGAGTACTGCGTACTCATCCTGGGACTGGACAACGCTGGGAAAACG ACCTTTCTggaacaaaccaaaacaaagttCAGTAAGAACTATAAGGGAATGAATTTATCAAAAATCACAACCACAGTTGGCCTGAACA TTGGTACGATCGACGTGGGCAAAGCTCGTCTCATGTTCTGGGATCTGGGAGGTCAGGAGGAGCTCCAGTCTCTGTGGGACAAA TACTATGCTGAGTCCCATGGAGTCATCTATGTGATAGATTCAACTGATGAAGAGCGGCTGTCAGAATCGAAGGAGGCCTTTG AGAAAATGATCAGCAGTGAGGCGTTAGAAGGCGTCCCTCTCCTCGTGCTGGCCAACAAGCAGGATGTACCG AACTGTTTGTCTGTGCCGGACATTAAAACAGCTTTCAGTGACTCTGCCCCGAAGATCGGCAAGAGAGACTGTTTAGTCCAGCCTTGTACTGCGCTCACAGG GGATGGAGTGAACGAGGGCATTGAGTGGATGGTGAAGTGTGTGGTGAGAAACATTCACAGGCCACCCAGACAAAAGGACATCACGTAA
- the LOC113744207 gene encoding uncharacterized protein LOC113744207, translating into MSSRGLDEEDPTILEPDAPSPTTQRSPSGDPADAPMPERIRSGIPALRTHPAPGEAGTGGSSKQQRRRTPPVLETRVSNAPAACGGHLHSSVISTRGQAVRGTTRTRWSLISRNVAIREAVLASPRLMAQTDIQLFELNQRTLSQWFCRRQKETWRAVLEQGTGLISAPAVSAHPLPPAKGLSCVQVGQGSFNFQVPEEQPGPSGQGLPPPPPGHTVDQPGTSALLCFLLHSPLPRTTAFRKRKAAEAVAAGEPKSKARRQSAQYTCSRCGQLKRLETATPHQRNLERSLRRADTEVKASTPTGRANNISFYR; encoded by the exons ATGTCATCGAGGGGGCTGGATGAGGAGGACCCCACCATCTTAGAGCCTGACGCCCCATCGCCAACAACACAGCGCAGCCCGTCAGGTGATCCAGCTGACGCACCCATGCCTGAGCGCATCCGGTCCGGCATCCCCGCCCTCCGGACTCATCCTGCTCCAGGGGAGGCTGGCACAGGGGGCAGTTCAAAGCAGCAAAGGAGAAGAACACCTCCTGTCCTGGAAACGAGAGTCTCCAACG CACCAGCCGCCTGTGGAGGCCATCTGCACAGCTCTGTCATCTCCACTCGTGGCCAGGCGGTTCGGGGGACCACAAGGACTCGGTGGTCCCTCATCTCTCGGAACGTGGCTATTAGAGAGGCAGTGCTGGCCAGCCCGAGGTTGATGGCTCAGACGGACATCCAGCTCTTTGAGCTAAACCAAAGGACCCTGTCCCAGTG GTTCTGCCGGAGGCAGAAGGAGACGTGGAGGGCTGTGCTGGAGCAGGGGACAGGCCTCATCTCTGCTCCAGCCGTGTCTGCGCACCCTCTGCCTCCGGCAAAAGGGCTGTCCTGTGTTCAGGTGGGACAAGGGTCCTTTAATTTCCAGGTCCCAGAGGAGCAGCCTGGGCCCTCAGGGCAAGGACTGCCGCCCCCTCCTCCAGGCCACACTGTGGACCAGCCCGGGACCTCAgctctcctctgcttcctcctccactcGCCCCTGCCCAGAACAACAGCCTTCAGGAAGAGAAAGGCGGCCGAGGCTGTAGCGGCAGGGGAACCTAAGTCAAAGGCCCGTCGGCAGTCGGCGCAGTACACCTGCAGCAGGTGTGGCCAACTAAAAAGACTGGAGACTGCCACACCGCATCAAAGGAATCTC GAACGCTCCCTCAGGAGGGCCGACACAGAAGTGAAAGCAAGTACTCCTACTGGGAGAGCCAACAACATATCTTTTTACCGCtga
- the LOC113744163 gene encoding uncharacterized protein LOC113744163, whose translation MLEQDLCFLFLVCVIGELIGVEFLYQQTGRVLEDVSLDPDTPDEVAVIEGLDEADEADPTILEPDAPSANTAAARSGDPADAPMPEPSGPASPALRTHPAPGEAAQGAVQSSKGEEHLLSWKRESPTLPARTDLWPCKLAQHQPPGGGHLQPALSSPPRGQAVRRDHEDSSPPTTWTLGKQYRLARGSVGGRTRGGGLCWSRGRE comes from the exons ATGTTGGAACAAGATCTTTGCTTcctgtttttggtgtgtgtgatagGGGAACTCATCGGGGTGGAGTTCCTCTAccagcagacaggcagagtgCTTGAGGATGTCAGCTTGGACCCTGACACTCCGGACGAGGTCGCTGTCATCGAGGGGCTGGATGAGGCGGATGAGGCGGACCCCACCATCTTAGAGCCTGACGCCCCATCCgccaacacagcagcagcccggTCAGGTGATCCAGCTGACGCACCCATGCCTGAGCCATCCGGTCCGGCATCCCCCGCCCTCCGGACTCATCCTGCTCCAGGGGAGGCTGCACAGGGGGCAGTTCAAAGCAGCAAAGGAGAAGAACACCTCCTGTCCTGGAAACGAGAGTCTCCAACG ctgccTGCTCGGACTGACCTTTGGCCCTGCAAGCTGGCCCAGCACCAGCCGCCTGGTGGAGGCCATCTGCAACCAGCTCTGTCATCTCCACCTCGTGGCCAGGCGGTTCGGAGGGACCACGAGGACTCATCCCCTCCGACTACGTGGACATTAGGGAAGCAGTACCGGCTAGCCCGAG GTTCTGTCGGAGGCAGAACGAGAGGTGGAGGGCTGTGCTGGAGCAGGGGACGTGAATAG